The Procambarus clarkii isolate CNS0578487 chromosome 39, FALCON_Pclarkii_2.0, whole genome shotgun sequence genome window below encodes:
- the LOC138372574 gene encoding uncharacterized protein: MTTINITDNITTINVTANITTINVTANIIIINITANITNITAKITTINVTANITINITANILINITANITINITPNITTINITANISGFVFIYYTVYYTPGGARGDPVTKLANIRSAFRNVSKESFRILYTTYVRPILENAVPAWSSYRGKLKKKLEKIQRYISRLVVELRDDDGDDGYDECGDNEDDDNDNDASDAHMGNCEDGDKNDDDDDDSDDDDDDDDDDDDDNDDNDDNDNDDDD; this comes from the exons ATGACCACCATTAACATCAcagacaacatcaccaccatTAACGTCAcagccaacatcaccaccatTAACGTCACagccaacatcatcatcattaatATCACAGCCAACATCACTAACATCACAGCCAAAATCACCACCATTAACGTCACAGCCaacatcaccatcaacatcacagcCAATATCCTTATCAACATCACAGCTAACATTACCATCAACATCACACCcaacatcactaccatcaacatcaCAGCCAACATCTCCGGCTTTGTTTTCATTTATTATACAGTTTACTAtacacccggcggtgcccggggagATCCAGTAACCAA actggccaacataagatctGCTTTTAGAAACGtaagtaaagaatcattcagaatcttgtataccacatatgtcagaccaatcctggagaatgcagttCCAGCTTGGAGTTCATACAGAGGTAAACTAAAgaaaaagttagagaagattcagaggtatatcTCAAGACTAGTtgtagagctgagag atgatgatggtgatgatggttatGATGAGTGTGGTGATAATGAAGATGATGATAATGACAATGATGCTAGTGATGCCCACATGGGGAACTGTGAAGATGGTGATAAGAacgatgatgatgacgatgatagcgacgatgatgatgatgatgatgatgatgatgatgatgataatgatgataatgatgataatgataatgatgatgatgattaa